The Candidatus Binatus sp. genome contains the following window.
CGCCCGCCGGCTGATCGCCGGGCACGGGAACATCGAGCATCGCAAGATGCGTGACTTCGGCGGGATGATCGGCGGCGAGGCGAAACGCGACCGGCGCGCCCCAATCGTGCCCGACGACGGCAAACCGCGCATGCCCGAGATGATCGTGCATCACCTGCCAGACGTCGTTGGCGACCGTCTTTTTATCGTAGCCGCTGCTTGGGCGCGACGAATCGCCGAGTCCGCGCAAGTCCGGCGCGACCAGCGAGAACTTGTCGGCGAGCAGCGGCATCACGCGGCGCCATTCGAACCAAGTCTGCGGCCATCCATGAAGCAGGACGACCGGAGCGCCCTGCCCCATCGTAACGAAATGGATCCGCACGCCTTTCAGATTCGCATAGTGATGAATGAAGTCGCTGCTAATCATCGGTAGTCTCCGTGGGCCCGAAGCGTATCAGATGAATTCGCACAGGCTGAAGCCTGTGCCACTCAATGCAAAAACTCCCGCGCCCGCGATCAAGCCGCAGACGCGGGAGGTAAAATTGCGGATGCCGACGAGGCGCCGATCAGTTCAGCGTGGCGCGATGCCTTTGCGTCAACGCATCGACGTCGAACTTGAACAGCCGCCCCGCGTTCAGTCCGAGAATTTTCGCGCGCGCATCGTCGGGCAGATGCGCCATCTGGCGCTCGATCGCTTCGGGCGAATGCGGCCAACTGCCCTCGTGATGCGGATAGTCATTCGCCCACAGGAAATTGTCGGTCAAATCATATTTCACGGCGAGATCCAGCCCGACGGGGTCCTCCTGGAACGACGCGTAGCCGTGCGCGCGGAAATATTCGCTCGGCAGCATCTTGAGCCGTGGCAGCGCCCACATATGATGCTTGTGATAGGCCTCGTCCATCGCGCTGAGCGCCCACGCGACCCATCCAATACCCGACTCGATCGCCGCAAATTTGATTCCCGGATAACGCTCGAGCACGCCCGAGCCGCAGAGATTCGCGACCGGCTCGATCGTCGGCACCAGCGAATGCGACACGTAATTGATCACGGCGCCACCGTCCTTGCGCGCCGCGCGCGGGTCGCGCCCGGTGGAAACGTGGAACGTGATCGGCATCCCGGTTTCCTCGATGATCGCCCACATCGGATCGAACATCTGCATGTTGTAGTTCGGATCGCGATGATTGTGCGGACCGAAGATCGGCTTGCAGGGCAGCGTCAGTCCGCGAAATCCCATCTTGGCGACGCGTTCGATTTCCTTGATCGATCCCGGCAGATCGGCCGTCGCGATCGCCGCCAGCGGCGACAATCGATCATTGTACTTCGCGAAAGTTTCCCACGCCCAATCGTTGTAGATGCGGCATTGCGCCTGCGCGAAATCCGCGTCGGTCGTCGCCCACATCGTGAGGCCCTTGTTCGGAAAAATGATCTCGGCATCGACGCCGTCGGCCGCCAGATCCCTGATTCGTTGCTCCGGATCGGCGCCGGCACGCGACCGGACCTTGTCTTCGCCTTCGAGATTGCTGTCGAGCAGGCGCGATTTGGCCCAGCCCTCGGAGATTTGCCATTTCACGCCGTTCTCGTCGATGTCGATTCGCGGCAGGCGGCTCTTGTACTTCGCGTCAATTCGATCGACCCACAGATTGGTCGGCTCGTTGGCGTGGCAGTCCGCCGAAATCATCACGTATTTATCGGGATCGCCGGGACGCCCGGTGCGCTTCCATCCCGCATGTCCAGGCGATTCGAGCCGCCATCGATTGGGCTCATTCACTTCACCGAGAATTGCGCCTGCCATAGGGGGAACCTCCGCAGAAACCTGCAAGTGGGATACGACGACTGTATCTTAGACTGACTTTGAAAGCTGTCAAGGAAGCAGACGACCGCACGGTCCTGCTCAGTCAGAATCAGCATCGGATTTGAATTATCTGCGCGTGTGCAGGGCTAGCCGAAGAAGGTCGTAATCGTGATGGGCGTGTCCGGATCCTTCGACTCCGGCAGCCTTCGCTCAGGATGACGGAATGGAGCGGCGATGGAGGAAGGCGGCGTGCTGAAAGGCTATTCTATTCTTCTTCGGAGAAAGACGGCGAAAGATCCTCGAGCGATTTGCCGCGCGTCTCCGGCACGAACAGCACCAGCACCACGACCCCGATCAGCGGTCCGACCGCGAAAATCGAAGCCGCTTGGCCGAGTCCGCCGAGCGGTTTGGATAGCAGTCCCACGACCACCGGCGATAG
Protein-coding sequences here:
- a CDS encoding amidohydrolase family protein, which codes for MAGAILGEVNEPNRWRLESPGHAGWKRTGRPGDPDKYVMISADCHANEPTNLWVDRIDAKYKSRLPRIDIDENGVKWQISEGWAKSRLLDSNLEGEDKVRSRAGADPEQRIRDLAADGVDAEIIFPNKGLTMWATTDADFAQAQCRIYNDWAWETFAKYNDRLSPLAAIATADLPGSIKEIERVAKMGFRGLTLPCKPIFGPHNHRDPNYNMQMFDPMWAIIEETGMPITFHVSTGRDPRAARKDGGAVINYVSHSLVPTIEPVANLCGSGVLERYPGIKFAAIESGIGWVAWALSAMDEAYHKHHMWALPRLKMLPSEYFRAHGYASFQEDPVGLDLAVKYDLTDNFLWANDYPHHEGSWPHSPEAIERQMAHLPDDARAKILGLNAGRLFKFDVDALTQRHRATLN